In one Sporomusa sphaeroides DSM 2875 genomic region, the following are encoded:
- the tpiA gene encoding triose-phosphate isomerase: MRKPIIAGNWKMYKTAGEGALLVRELAALTKTVTDVDMVVCPPFTALAAAAGAVAGTAIGLGAQNMHWEEKGAFTGEIAPGMLKDIGCTHVIIGHSERRQYFAETDKTVNQKTKAAFKAGLTPIVCVGETLAEREANATEKVVGIQVEGGLEGLTAEQAANLVIAYEPVWAIGTGRTASAGDANAVCAFIRRTVGAMFGQTVADSLRIQYGGSVKPDNIAELMAQPDIDGALVGGASLEADSFSKLVMFSGKA, translated from the coding sequence ATGCGCAAGCCCATTATTGCCGGTAACTGGAAGATGTATAAAACTGCCGGTGAAGGCGCTCTACTTGTGCGGGAATTAGCGGCTTTGACCAAGACTGTTACCGATGTGGATATGGTGGTGTGTCCGCCGTTTACGGCGCTGGCAGCCGCTGCCGGTGCGGTAGCAGGGACTGCCATTGGTTTGGGCGCTCAAAATATGCACTGGGAGGAAAAAGGCGCCTTTACCGGCGAAATCGCTCCCGGCATGCTGAAAGATATTGGCTGCACCCATGTGATTATTGGTCACTCTGAACGGCGTCAGTACTTTGCTGAAACCGACAAAACCGTAAATCAGAAAACCAAGGCTGCTTTCAAGGCCGGTTTAACTCCCATCGTATGTGTGGGCGAGACGCTGGCTGAGCGGGAAGCCAATGCCACGGAAAAGGTTGTCGGTATTCAGGTTGAGGGCGGCTTGGAAGGTCTCACCGCCGAGCAGGCCGCGAACCTGGTAATTGCCTATGAGCCGGTTTGGGCTATCGGCACCGGGCGTACGGCTTCGGCCGGGGATGCCAATGCGGTATGCGCTTTTATTCGCCGTACGGTAGGCGCGATGTTTGGTCAGACAGTTGCCGACAGTCTGCGTATTCAATATGGCGGCAGCGTCAAACCGGACAATATAGCTGAACTTATGGCCCAACCTGACATTGACGGCGCCCTGGTTGGCGGAGCGAGTCTGGAAGCAGATTCTTTCAGCAAGCTGGTGATGTTTTCGGGGAAAGCCTAG
- a CDS encoding phosphoglycerate kinase, with amino-acid sequence MNKKSLNDIWVSGKKVLVRVDYNVPMDKEGNITDDTRIRATIPTLEFLLSKNAAVIIISHLGRPKGKVAPEFSLKPVAQKLSQLLYGREVQFAADCIGPEARSLSAALGAGQVLMLENLRFHAEEEKNDPEFAKQLAGLADILVNDAFGVSHRAHASVHGIAKYIPAISGFLMDKELLFLGQAVTDPVRPFVAIIGGAKVSDKIGVIENLLQKVDTLIIGGGMANTFLAAQGYKCGKSLVEADKLELAKNLITMAKSKGVSLLLPEDVVVADKFAADADRKTVPVDQIPAEWMALDIGPATAAKFAQSLQTAKTVVWNGPMGVFEFDAFAVGTEAVAKAVAASGAKSIVGGGDSVAALEKLKLAAQITHISTGGGASLEFLEGKELPGIAALADK; translated from the coding sequence ATGAATAAAAAAAGTTTGAATGATATCTGGGTATCTGGCAAAAAAGTGCTGGTCCGGGTGGATTATAATGTGCCGATGGATAAAGAGGGCAATATTACTGATGATACCCGTATCCGTGCCACCATTCCCACCCTGGAGTTTTTGCTTTCGAAAAACGCTGCTGTTATTATTATCAGCCACCTGGGACGTCCTAAAGGCAAAGTTGCGCCCGAATTCTCGCTTAAACCGGTGGCGCAAAAGCTGTCCCAGCTGCTCTATGGCCGGGAAGTGCAGTTTGCCGCCGATTGTATCGGCCCAGAGGCCCGCAGCCTGTCAGCCGCGCTTGGCGCAGGCCAGGTGCTCATGCTGGAAAACCTTCGCTTCCATGCCGAGGAAGAGAAAAATGATCCGGAATTTGCCAAACAGCTTGCCGGATTGGCGGACATTCTGGTAAACGATGCCTTTGGGGTATCCCATCGCGCCCATGCCTCGGTGCATGGCATTGCCAAATATATCCCGGCAATATCCGGCTTCCTGATGGATAAAGAACTGTTGTTTCTGGGGCAGGCCGTTACCGACCCGGTACGTCCGTTTGTCGCCATTATCGGCGGGGCCAAGGTTTCCGATAAAATCGGCGTAATCGAAAATCTGCTGCAAAAGGTAGACACCCTGATCATCGGCGGCGGCATGGCCAACACCTTCCTGGCCGCCCAGGGCTACAAATGCGGCAAATCGCTTGTGGAAGCCGATAAGCTGGAATTGGCCAAAAACCTGATAACTATGGCTAAAAGCAAAGGCGTCAGCCTGCTGTTGCCGGAAGATGTGGTGGTTGCCGACAAATTCGCCGCCGACGCCGACCGGAAAACAGTCCCTGTTGATCAAATTCCGGCAGAGTGGATGGCGCTTGACATTGGTCCGGCTACTGCCGCCAAGTTTGCTCAAAGCCTGCAGACGGCCAAGACAGTAGTATGGAATGGCCCTATGGGAGTGTTTGAATTTGACGCTTTTGCCGTAGGTACGGAAGCGGTTGCTAAAGCCGTAGCCGCCTCAGGCGCCAAGAGCATTGTCGGCGGCGGTGACTCGGTAGCCGCGCTGGAAAAACTCAAGCTGGCTGCCCAGATTACGCATATTTCAACAGGCGGCGGTGCGTCGCTGGAGTTCCTGGAAGGTAAGGAACTGCCGGGGATTGCTGCGCTGGCGGATAAATAA
- the gap gene encoding type I glyceraldehyde-3-phosphate dehydrogenase — MTIKVGINGFGRIGRNVFRVALNNPQFEIVAVNDLTDAKTLAHLLKYDSVHGTLAGDVKAVEGGIEVNGKLVKVLAERDPANLPWKAMGVDIVVESTGRFTEKDKAMAHIEAGAKKVIISAPAKNEDITIVMGVNQDKYDAANHHIISNASCTTNCLAPFAKVLHETFGIKSGLMTTVHAYTNDQNILDLPHKDLRRARAAGMSIIPTTTGAAKAVALVLPELKGKLNGFALRVPTPNVSITDLVAQLEKPATAEAVNAALKTAANGELKGIMAFAEEELVSKDYNGNPHSSIVDGPSTMMVGDNLVKVVSWYDNEWGYSNRVVDLINFIIGKGL, encoded by the coding sequence ATGACTATTAAAGTAGGTATTAACGGTTTTGGCCGTATTGGCCGGAATGTTTTTCGGGTAGCACTAAATAACCCGCAATTTGAAATTGTGGCGGTAAATGACCTGACAGATGCAAAAACTCTTGCCCATCTTTTGAAATACGATTCGGTTCACGGCACCTTAGCCGGCGACGTTAAGGCTGTTGAAGGCGGTATCGAAGTTAATGGCAAGCTGGTAAAAGTGCTGGCGGAAAGAGATCCGGCAAACCTGCCGTGGAAGGCCATGGGTGTTGATATTGTTGTTGAATCAACAGGCCGTTTCACCGAAAAAGACAAAGCCATGGCTCATATTGAGGCCGGCGCTAAGAAAGTCATTATTTCGGCTCCCGCCAAAAACGAAGATATTACCATCGTTATGGGTGTTAACCAGGACAAATATGATGCCGCTAACCATCACATCATCTCCAATGCTTCCTGCACCACCAACTGCCTGGCACCGTTTGCCAAAGTGCTGCATGAAACCTTCGGCATTAAGTCCGGCTTGATGACTACCGTTCATGCGTATACCAATGACCAAAACATCCTTGACCTGCCGCACAAAGACCTGCGCCGGGCCCGTGCCGCCGGTATGTCCATTATTCCGACAACTACCGGTGCCGCTAAAGCGGTAGCGCTGGTGCTGCCTGAACTCAAAGGCAAGCTGAACGGTTTTGCCCTGCGCGTGCCTACCCCGAACGTATCTATCACCGACCTGGTAGCGCAGCTGGAAAAACCGGCCACCGCTGAAGCCGTCAATGCAGCGTTAAAAACCGCAGCCAATGGTGAACTCAAAGGCATTATGGCGTTTGCTGAAGAAGAGCTTGTTTCCAAAGACTATAACGGCAACCCGCATTCCTCCATTGTAGATGGCCCGTCCACCATGATGGTAGGCGACAATCTGGTAAAAGTAGTATCCTGGTATGACAATGAGTGGGGCTATTCTAACCGGGTCGTCGATCTGATTAACTTCATTATTGGTAAAGGTCTGTAA
- a CDS encoding sugar-binding transcriptional regulator — protein sequence MEKIIQLQRKFAPELTQIIEARYNLLRHIQHTQPVGRRALATLLHMGERVVRAQVDWLKDAGLVEFSPLGMSVTAEGQAIMADLAEYIRLLRDLVGLEIELSRQLNLRKVIIIPGDSEIDRAVRRELGRATAGVLGQYLTDQMVVAVSGGSTMAKVAEAINFSFPATTVVPARGGLGEVVEYQANTIAAVMAGKLGGRYRMLHIPDGVNEETLEAILDGDTNLRAVAEMIKHADILVHGIGEAAEMAERRGVPPETFAKIERCGAVGEALGQYCALPGKIVHVTSSIGLRLDDLAGIGTVIAVAGGSAKAKAILAVVGAGGQDVLVTDEAAAKAIQLLIK from the coding sequence ATGGAAAAAATCATTCAACTGCAGCGCAAATTTGCGCCTGAACTTACACAAATTATTGAAGCAAGATACAATCTCCTGCGCCATATCCAGCATACCCAGCCGGTAGGCCGGCGGGCGCTGGCAACGCTGCTCCATATGGGGGAGCGGGTGGTCAGGGCACAGGTGGATTGGCTGAAAGATGCCGGACTGGTCGAGTTTTCGCCGTTAGGGATGAGTGTAACCGCCGAAGGGCAAGCTATAATGGCCGATTTGGCCGAATACATCCGTCTGCTCAGGGATTTAGTCGGCTTGGAGATTGAACTGAGCCGGCAGCTGAACCTCAGAAAGGTTATCATAATTCCCGGCGACAGCGAGATCGACCGTGCTGTACGGCGCGAACTTGGCCGGGCTACCGCCGGTGTGCTTGGTCAGTATCTGACAGACCAGATGGTGGTGGCTGTAAGCGGCGGCTCCACTATGGCCAAGGTGGCGGAAGCCATTAATTTCAGTTTTCCTGCCACTACCGTTGTTCCCGCCCGGGGCGGCCTGGGGGAAGTGGTCGAATATCAGGCCAATACCATCGCCGCGGTTATGGCCGGCAAGTTAGGCGGGCGCTATCGGATGCTGCATATTCCTGACGGAGTCAATGAAGAAACGCTGGAAGCCATATTGGACGGCGACACGAACCTCAGAGCGGTGGCGGAAATGATCAAACACGCCGACATTCTGGTTCATGGTATCGGTGAAGCCGCCGAGATGGCTGAACGTCGCGGCGTACCGCCGGAAACCTTTGCCAAGATTGAGCGCTGCGGCGCTGTGGGTGAAGCGCTGGGGCAATACTGCGCTTTACCGGGGAAAATTGTGCATGTTACCAGCAGTATCGGTTTACGACTGGATGACCTGGCCGGAATTGGAACCGTAATTGCCGTAGCCGGGGGCAGCGCCAAAGCTAAGGCCATTTTGGCCGTAGTTGGTGCAGGCGGACAAGATGTCCTTGTTACCGACGAGGCGGCGGCTAAGGCCATTCAGTTATTAATAAAGTAG
- the pyk gene encoding pyruvate kinase, which translates to MKKTKIICTVGPSTDKPGVLENLLLAGMNVARFNFSHGSHEEHARRIAMVREAARATKLAVAIMLDNKGPEMRLGKFEGGKTILSQGQTFTLTTRDIVGNNSVAAVNHPHFHEEIAPGDMILLSDGLISLKVEAVSGQDITTTVQNSGLISDRKRVAAPGVYVKLPLLADQDVADIQFGIKQGIDFIAASFVQRAGDILAIRKLLEEAGVQNDIDIIAKIENAEGVKRIDEILKVTDGVMVARGDLGVEIPVEEVPLVQKMIIEKCNKAGKPVITATQMLESMLTNPRPTRAEASDVANAILDGSDAIMLSGETASGQYPVEAVQTMAKLAVRIEASLPYDRMLLAKGIGQEKTTTEAISHASVQVAHGLGAAAILAATHTGHAARMVSKYRPKSAIIAVTPRENTLRRSLLYWGVYPVLAPDATSTDEMTANAIGSALAAGAVKEGDLVVVTAGVPSGTSGTTNMIRVHVVGNILLKGTGIGRLAAAGKLCIARSVKELKAKFQKGDVLVLKAVDEETAVYAAQAGAIIAEEGGLTSHAAVVGISFGIPVIVGADGATERLTDGMTVTVDPKQGIVYQGKINAR; encoded by the coding sequence ATGAAAAAAACAAAGATTATCTGTACAGTCGGGCCAAGCACTGATAAACCCGGTGTGCTGGAAAACCTGCTGCTGGCAGGAATGAATGTCGCCAGATTTAATTTTTCCCATGGTTCTCACGAAGAGCATGCCCGGCGCATCGCTATGGTGCGGGAAGCGGCGCGGGCCACTAAGCTGGCGGTGGCCATTATGCTGGATAATAAAGGGCCGGAAATGCGGCTGGGAAAGTTTGAAGGGGGCAAGACAATCCTGTCACAGGGCCAAACCTTCACCCTGACCACCCGGGATATTGTCGGCAATAATTCGGTGGCGGCAGTCAATCACCCGCATTTTCATGAAGAAATAGCGCCAGGGGATATGATTTTGCTTTCTGACGGACTTATCAGCCTGAAGGTGGAAGCCGTATCCGGGCAGGATATCACGACAACTGTGCAAAACAGCGGACTCATTTCAGACCGCAAGCGGGTGGCTGCACCGGGTGTATATGTCAAATTGCCGTTATTAGCCGACCAGGATGTCGCCGATATTCAATTCGGGATCAAACAAGGCATCGACTTCATTGCCGCTTCTTTTGTGCAGCGGGCCGGTGATATCCTGGCTATCCGCAAGCTGCTGGAAGAGGCCGGTGTGCAAAATGATATTGATATTATCGCTAAAATAGAAAATGCCGAAGGTGTTAAACGGATTGATGAAATTCTTAAGGTAACCGACGGGGTAATGGTAGCCAGAGGTGACTTAGGGGTGGAAATTCCGGTAGAAGAAGTGCCGCTGGTGCAGAAGATGATTATTGAGAAATGCAATAAGGCCGGTAAACCGGTGATAACGGCTACCCAAATGCTGGAATCCATGCTGACAAATCCCCGGCCTACACGGGCGGAAGCCAGTGATGTCGCCAACGCGATCTTAGACGGGTCTGACGCCATCATGCTCAGTGGTGAAACGGCGTCAGGGCAGTATCCGGTGGAAGCGGTGCAAACTATGGCCAAACTGGCTGTACGCATAGAAGCGTCCCTGCCGTATGACCGAATGCTGCTGGCTAAAGGGATTGGCCAGGAAAAAACGACAACCGAGGCCATTAGTCATGCCAGTGTCCAGGTGGCTCACGGTCTGGGAGCGGCAGCCATACTTGCTGCAACCCACACAGGCCATGCCGCCAGAATGGTATCAAAATACCGCCCGAAATCAGCCATTATTGCCGTTACTCCCCGGGAAAATACCTTGCGCCGTTCGCTGCTGTACTGGGGTGTCTACCCGGTATTGGCGCCGGATGCAACCAGCACGGACGAGATGACGGCCAATGCCATCGGCAGCGCGTTAGCGGCCGGCGCAGTCAAAGAAGGTGATCTGGTTGTTGTTACTGCCGGCGTTCCGTCAGGAACCTCGGGAACCACGAATATGATCCGGGTGCATGTTGTCGGCAATATTCTACTTAAAGGGACGGGGATTGGCCGGTTGGCGGCGGCCGGGAAACTGTGCATTGCCCGCTCGGTCAAAGAGCTGAAAGCTAAATTTCAAAAAGGCGATGTTCTGGTACTAAAGGCGGTTGATGAGGAAACCGCGGTGTATGCCGCCCAGGCGGGAGCCATTATTGCCGAAGAGGGCGGGCTTACTTCTCACGCCGCTGTTGTCGGCATTAGCTTTGGCATACCTGTCATTGTCGGTGCCGATGGCGCCACCGAGCGTTTGACTGACGGCATGACGGTTACTGTTGATCCAAAACAAGGCATTGTGTATCAGGGAAAAATTAACGCCAGGTAA
- a CDS encoding phosphate/phosphite/phosphonate ABC transporter substrate-binding protein, with protein MASAIGIIGTATVEIAANTQSIQASVNLQQENLEQVFAHAKAITIVADKLQSVAVKSKSATDIVVGVNPFTIPQIIRETYVPILQHVAQKVGLCARVIIVSDYDALGRAMFDGIVDVGWFSPFAYVSAKRAGELMPLVTPVVNHSASYTGLIIGAKEKGNTLDALQGKKFAFVDRQSASGYIYPRALLAQRGKNADTFFGETVFLGSHNRVIEAVLEGIVDGGATYSEAIETARSKGYPVERLAILAQTEAIPKDAIVCRPEIPSELSERLRQAFLETTDKDKRCAVLLAKAGINGFTIARDQAYDVVRKVAQY; from the coding sequence ATGGCGTCAGCTATCGGGATTATTGGCACGGCGACGGTGGAAATTGCGGCAAATACCCAATCCATACAGGCCAGTGTCAACCTGCAGCAAGAAAATCTGGAACAGGTTTTTGCCCATGCCAAGGCCATTACCATCGTGGCCGACAAACTGCAATCGGTGGCTGTGAAGTCCAAGTCGGCCACAGATATTGTAGTTGGTGTAAATCCCTTTACCATTCCGCAAATCATCCGCGAAACCTATGTCCCCATCTTGCAGCATGTGGCCCAAAAGGTTGGCTTGTGTGCCCGGGTTATCATCGTCTCCGACTATGATGCGCTTGGCCGGGCCATGTTTGACGGAATTGTGGATGTAGGCTGGTTTTCGCCGTTTGCTTATGTTTCGGCGAAGCGGGCGGGCGAACTTATGCCGCTGGTTACGCCTGTTGTCAATCATAGCGCGTCCTACACCGGCCTTATCATTGGCGCAAAAGAAAAAGGCAATACGCTTGATGCCTTACAGGGTAAAAAGTTTGCCTTTGTGGACCGCCAATCGGCATCCGGCTATATCTATCCGCGGGCCCTGCTGGCGCAGCGCGGTAAAAATGCCGACACTTTCTTTGGGGAAACGGTATTTTTAGGCAGTCATAACCGGGTTATCGAGGCAGTGCTTGAGGGGATTGTTGACGGCGGCGCCACGTATTCTGAGGCGATAGAGACTGCCAGAAGCAAAGGGTATCCGGTGGAAAGGCTGGCAATTCTGGCTCAGACAGAAGCAATACCCAAAGATGCCATTGTCTGCAGGCCGGAAATACCTTCTGAGCTGTCAGAGCGGTTACGCCAAGCCTTCCTGGAGACTACCGATAAGGATAAACGCTGTGCGGTTTTGCTGGCAAAAGCCGGGATCAATGGTTTTACCATCGCCCGGGATCAGGCCTATGATGTGGTTAGAAAAGTTGCTCAGTACTAA
- a CDS encoding anaerobic glycerol-3-phosphate dehydrogenase subunit C, translating to MKKHHYNPDSCTSCTACVVHCPVTQAVREFRGPKLAGPAGERFRLLDEEYEAALEYCSNCKNCDISCPSRVPISTLNMKARANYYKTHKQPLRDWLLSHGEQMAKMAGLTPGLANMGMHNLLSKTVLKGIGISDQMPLPAYAAASFTKQFRKIKQKPQADKVVFYPGCFVNYNQPQVGLDVVAVLQLSGFQVIVPEDTVCCGSPLVVNGYMEEAEANARKNMTILQQYAKQGLPIITACTSCGLMLKQEYQELFDIEDQQLVAGRVYDISEFLLELYDQGRLNTNFAKQAGRYMYHAPCHLRVQGIGTPGLELIRMLPGIEVVAADAGCCGISGNYGFKADKYEIAMNIGSNLFETIKASGVTTALSDCGTCRLQIAHGAGVKTAHPISLVRAAYERK from the coding sequence ATGAAAAAACATCATTACAATCCGGACAGTTGTACGTCCTGTACCGCTTGTGTGGTTCACTGCCCGGTCACTCAGGCTGTGCGGGAGTTCCGGGGCCCCAAGCTGGCAGGTCCGGCCGGTGAACGGTTCCGGTTATTGGACGAAGAGTATGAGGCTGCGCTGGAATATTGTTCTAATTGTAAAAACTGTGATATCAGCTGCCCCTCGCGGGTACCCATTTCCACCTTGAATATGAAGGCCAGAGCCAACTATTACAAGACCCATAAGCAGCCGCTGCGGGATTGGCTGTTGTCCCATGGCGAGCAAATGGCCAAAATGGCCGGCCTTACTCCCGGTCTTGCCAATATGGGCATGCATAATCTTCTGAGCAAGACGGTACTAAAGGGGATCGGGATATCTGACCAAATGCCGCTGCCGGCCTATGCAGCCGCATCCTTTACCAAACAGTTCCGGAAAATTAAACAAAAGCCGCAGGCCGATAAGGTGGTATTTTACCCGGGGTGTTTTGTGAACTATAATCAGCCGCAGGTCGGACTTGATGTTGTGGCCGTGCTGCAATTGAGCGGCTTCCAGGTAATTGTCCCGGAAGATACCGTATGCTGCGGTTCGCCGCTGGTGGTTAACGGGTATATGGAGGAAGCCGAGGCCAACGCCCGGAAGAATATGACGATCTTACAGCAGTATGCTAAGCAGGGGCTTCCGATTATAACGGCTTGTACCAGTTGTGGTTTGATGCTTAAGCAGGAATACCAGGAGCTGTTCGACATTGAGGATCAACAGCTTGTGGCCGGCCGTGTCTATGATATCTCGGAGTTTTTACTGGAGCTTTATGACCAGGGACGGCTTAATACCAATTTTGCCAAACAGGCAGGCCGCTATATGTATCATGCCCCCTGCCATCTCAGAGTGCAGGGCATTGGCACCCCCGGCCTGGAACTTATCCGTATGCTTCCCGGTATTGAGGTGGTGGCTGCCGATGCCGGCTGCTGCGGCATCTCCGGCAACTACGGCTTTAAAGCAGACAAATATGAGATAGCCATGAATATTGGCAGCAATCTGTTCGAGACCATTAAGGCCAGCGGTGTAACTACCGCGCTTTCCGACTGCGGCACCTGCCGCCTGCAGATTGCCCATGGTGCCGGGGTTAAGACAGCCCATCCCATTTCCCTCGTAAGGGCTGCCTACGAAAGGAAATAG
- the glpB gene encoding anaerobic glycerol-3-phosphate dehydrogenase subunit GlpB produces MRTSDVIVIGGGLAGLTAAITAAGRGKKVTLMTAGAGTLAIGGGTIDILGYLSGGTPVANPRTGLASLPPEHPYTKAGMETITAAVDFFLTLCQQEGFAYQGSLNEMQWLPTAIGTLKPSCLVPLTMDTAAVQTASQVVVAGFTRLKDYYPELVIKGLSKLPGYQKQYEKLEIDPGFRGGRDVSTVDIARWLDTIQGQQACREQLSKQLKPGSVVIIPPVLGVRPGYAVKDTLEKMLNCTFVETVIMPTSVTGLRLRAMLLERAKKLGVSIMEQAHAIGVKQDGNGVAAVVTGNIDRERTYHTKAVILATGGFFGGGLVAEHDSVSETVCNLPVTAPADKEDWGTLRLFTGTAQPFAKIGINVDASLRPVDAQGRILLDNVYIAGRNLAGYDYCLEKSGNGVALVSGYKAGMSV; encoded by the coding sequence ATGAGAACAAGTGATGTTATTGTAATCGGCGGCGGTCTTGCTGGCCTGACAGCAGCCATTACCGCAGCCGGACGAGGAAAAAAGGTTACGCTTATGACCGCCGGTGCCGGCACACTGGCTATTGGCGGCGGTACTATCGATATCCTGGGCTATTTGTCAGGCGGCACCCCGGTGGCCAATCCCCGTACAGGACTGGCAAGTTTGCCGCCGGAACATCCGTACACCAAGGCCGGTATGGAGACAATTACAGCGGCAGTGGACTTTTTTCTGACGCTTTGTCAGCAAGAAGGCTTTGCCTATCAGGGCAGCCTTAACGAGATGCAGTGGCTGCCGACAGCTATCGGCACCTTAAAACCCAGCTGTCTGGTGCCGCTGACTATGGATACGGCGGCTGTTCAGACTGCCAGCCAGGTAGTGGTGGCCGGATTTACCCGGTTGAAGGATTATTATCCTGAACTGGTGATCAAAGGCTTAAGCAAGCTGCCGGGGTATCAAAAACAGTATGAAAAGCTGGAAATTGATCCTGGCTTTCGCGGCGGGCGGGATGTGAGCACCGTGGATATTGCCAGATGGCTGGACACAATTCAGGGGCAGCAGGCTTGCCGGGAACAATTGTCAAAACAGCTAAAACCAGGCAGTGTTGTAATTATTCCGCCTGTTTTGGGGGTCCGGCCGGGTTACGCCGTTAAGGATACTTTGGAAAAAATGCTTAACTGCACTTTTGTGGAAACCGTCATTATGCCGACCTCTGTTACCGGTTTGCGGTTACGCGCCATGCTGCTCGAGCGGGCTAAAAAGCTGGGAGTCAGCATCATGGAACAGGCACATGCCATTGGGGTAAAGCAAGACGGTAACGGGGTTGCGGCTGTTGTCACCGGCAACATTGACCGTGAACGCACCTATCATACGAAGGCGGTTATTCTGGCTACCGGCGGCTTTTTTGGCGGCGGCCTTGTGGCAGAACATGACAGTGTGAGTGAAACCGTATGCAACCTGCCGGTAACTGCTCCGGCCGATAAGGAAGACTGGGGAACCCTCAGACTGTTTACCGGTACAGCCCAGCCTTTTGCCAAAATTGGTATTAACGTGGATGCCAGCCTGCGGCCGGTAGATGCACAGGGGCGGATACTGCTTGATAATGTCTATATTGCCGGTCGTAACCTGGCTGGCTACGATTATTGCCTGGAAAAGTCGGGCAATGGAGTAGCGCTGGTATCTGGTTATAAAGCCGGTATGTCTGTATAG
- the glpA gene encoding anaerobic glycerol-3-phosphate dehydrogenase subunit GlpA — MRQATVVVIGGGATGVGILRDLSMRGVKTILVEQKDLAYGTSSRFHGLLHSGGRYAVKDAESAQECIEENMILRKVARHAVEETEGLFVRLPEDDEAFEAAWVTACAQVNIPAIPITPAEARRLEPQLSGRAVAAYRVPDSAIDGFRLVWQNVISARKYGGEALTYTEVTAIEHVNNQVVGVKVRNTLTGQTGSIACDYIVNATGSWVGQVAHLAGVDVHVSPDRGVLIAFNHRFTSRIVNRLRPPSDGDIFVPHGSITIFGTTSSPATRPDDTIPRAAEVATLLKIGQPLFEDIYHYRILRTFAGTRPLYSADPAAGRAASRNFTIIDHEQDGLKGMATIVGGKLTTYRLMAEKMADKVCEHLGVMAECRTAAEPMIADAAAADIEAARRFFPAYGVDRAASRLGPKFPEVVKAMETDPAKRQLLCECEMVTLAEVEAMAADDTSYSLEDVRRKTRMGMGTCQGAFCGFRGVGAAAANELITGKDAPRLIEDFLEARWNGIRPVLWGNQLREAELMRGIYAAALNIDGAVDHENK; from the coding sequence ATGAGGCAAGCTACTGTAGTAGTCATCGGCGGCGGGGCAACCGGGGTTGGTATTCTCCGGGATTTGTCCATGCGCGGTGTAAAAACAATTTTAGTTGAACAAAAAGATTTGGCTTATGGCACAAGCTCGCGCTTTCACGGGCTGTTGCACAGCGGCGGCCGGTATGCGGTAAAAGATGCCGAATCGGCGCAGGAATGTATTGAAGAAAATATGATTTTGCGGAAAGTGGCCAGACACGCGGTGGAAGAAACTGAGGGTTTGTTTGTCAGGCTGCCGGAGGATGACGAAGCCTTTGAAGCCGCGTGGGTGACAGCCTGTGCGCAGGTGAATATTCCGGCCATCCCCATAACCCCGGCAGAAGCCAGACGCCTGGAACCGCAGCTTTCCGGCAGGGCGGTTGCCGCTTACCGGGTGCCGGATTCCGCCATAGACGGCTTCCGTCTGGTTTGGCAAAATGTTATATCAGCCCGTAAGTATGGGGGGGAAGCATTAACCTATACGGAAGTAACCGCTATTGAACATGTAAATAATCAGGTGGTGGGAGTTAAGGTCAGAAATACCCTTACAGGCCAGACCGGCTCAATTGCCTGTGATTATATTGTCAACGCCACTGGCTCCTGGGTGGGACAGGTAGCGCATCTGGCCGGAGTGGACGTTCATGTCAGTCCTGACAGAGGGGTGTTGATTGCCTTTAACCACCGGTTTACCAGCCGGATTGTCAACAGGCTGCGGCCGCCGTCTGACGGTGATATCTTTGTGCCGCACGGTTCAATTACTATTTTCGGCACAACTTCTTCGCCGGCAACCAGGCCTGACGACACCATCCCGCGGGCAGCCGAGGTGGCCACCCTGCTGAAAATCGGCCAGCCATTATTTGAAGATATTTATCATTACCGTATCCTCAGGACCTTTGCCGGAACCCGCCCGCTCTACAGCGCCGATCCGGCGGCCGGCAGGGCGGCCTCCCGCAATTTTACCATCATTGATCATGAACAGGACGGCCTCAAAGGCATGGCGACAATTGTCGGCGGTAAACTGACGACCTACCGGCTTATGGCCGAAAAGATGGCTGACAAGGTATGTGAACACCTTGGTGTCATGGCTGAGTGCCGGACTGCCGCCGAACCGATGATTGCCGATGCGGCAGCCGCCGATATCGAAGCGGCCAGACGGTTTTTCCCGGCCTATGGTGTTGACCGGGCGGCTTCCCGGCTTGGGCCCAAATTTCCCGAAGTCGTAAAAGCCATGGAAACCGACCCGGCTAAGCGGCAGCTCTTATGCGAGTGTGAAATGGTTACTCTGGCTGAAGTCGAGGCTATGGCGGCCGATGATACCAGCTACAGTCTGGAAGATGTACGGCGCAAAACGCGCATGGGTATGGGGACTTGTCAGGGAGCCTTTTGCGGTTTTCGCGGCGTAGGGGCAGCTGCAGCCAATGAGTTAATTACCGGCAAGGATGCCCCCCGGCTTATTGAGGATTTTTTGGAGGCCCGCTGGAATGGTATCCGGCCGGTGCTGTGGGGGAATCAGTTGCGGGAAGCCGAATTGATGCGGGGCATCTATGCGGCGGCATTAAATATAGATGGAGCGGTCGATCATGAGAACAAGTGA